The proteins below are encoded in one region of Ostrea edulis chromosome 3, xbOstEdul1.1, whole genome shotgun sequence:
- the LOC125676716 gene encoding 52 kDa repressor of the inhibitor of the protein kinase-like: protein MMDVVQQIAFAFHFSAKRIDVFKEEVKENDEAKASMEKRQKLQTLCETRWASGANALFTFKASLEVIDGALHRLANMSDTKARVYTCPIERFDFILPLIVCEHVLQILAPLSEMLQSKASDLIEAMKETRAVYAVIQNERNYGAVWDALYESAVQLAATIGVEPLSPRCAGHQLHCNNTPVDSTEVYGKRSVLCPFYDHVLQELDDRFLQCSERFMAQHLVPSNLGNLTDDMVMQIYQTFSADIPAQAAVFHTEIKRWIARWLLEDPGNLPSTLQNTLHDINPNLYPNIFNVLSVLISMPVSIASAERSFSVMRRMKSYPRSTVTTERLSGLAMFHAHEDMGVDTEAVVRDFAQGKSKRLVFLFNN, encoded by the coding sequence ATGATGGACGTTGTCCAACAAATtgcttttgcatttcatttttctGCCAAACGAATAGATGTATTTAAGGAGGAGGTGAAGGAAAATGACGAAGCAAAGGCTTCAATGGAGAAAAGACAGAAACTGCAGACACTGTGTGAAACACGATGGGCTTCTGGAGCAAATgctttatttacatttaaagcATCACTCGAAGTCATAGATGGTGCTCTTCATCGATTAGCTAATATGTCTGACACGAAAGCGCGAGTCTATACATGTCCAATTGAAAGGTTTGATTTCATTCTCCCTCTTATTGTTTGCGAACATGTTTTACAAATTCTGGCACCTCTTTCGGAAATGCTCCAATCTAAAGCCTCCGATCTTATCGAGGCAATGAAGGAAACAAGGGCAGTCTATGCCGTTATTCAAAATGAGCGTAACTATGGCGCGGTGTGGGACGCATTGTATGAATCGGCTGTCCAGTTAGCTGCCACAATTGGCGTAGAACCATTATCTCCAAGATGTGCTGGTCATCAATTACATTGCAACAATACCCCTGTAGACTCAACAGAAGTATACGGGAAAAGGTCCGTCCTCTGTCCTTTCTATGATCATGTACTTCAGGAACTTGATGATCGTTTTCTTCAGTGCAGCGAGAGATTCATGGCTCAACACCTTGTACCCTCAAATCTTGGAAATCTCACTGATGATATGGTCATGCAAATTTATCAGACTTTCAGTGCTGACATCCCAGCCCAAGCTGCCGTATTTCATACAGAAATAAAAAGGTGGATCGCAAGATGGTTATTGGAAGATCCAGGCAATTTGCCTTCTACACTTCAGAATACATTACATGACATTAATCCAAATCTCTACCCGAACATTTTCAATGTACTGTCTGTTTTGATATCAATGCCAGTGTCCATTGCATCAGCTGAACGATCTTTCAGCGTCATGAGGCGAATGAAGAGCTACCCGAGATCAACAGTGACCACCGAACGTCTGTCGGGGCTGGCCATGTTCCACGCACATGAAGACATGGGGGTGGACACGGAAGCAGTGGTACGAGATTTTGCCCAGGGGAAAAGTAAACGCCTTGTCTTTTTGTTCAACAATTAG
- the LOC125673525 gene encoding uncharacterized protein LOC125673525, with translation MTMLAKQTNGLQQFVLENGLDKRSMKWTSIDADSNTITDFPRLTEGDIRNLTIGVYQLKTAKSYAAEHLTDDGLFEIFVSDDIPNIVSAKIQSRHTSSKKYSLWIKYDITILFWYCTCKNGSRVVGMCGHISCIIWYLAFARYQNESCGIRDWTEEVDDAARSIASSEDEDTVDYDGQEE, from the exons ATGACAATGTTGGCCAAACAGACAAACGGACTTCAACAGTTTGTTCTTGAAAATG GGCTTGATAAAAGATCCATGAAATGGACTTCCATCGACGCTGACAGCAACACCATCACCGATTTTCCCAGGCTTACTGAGGGAGATATCAGAAACCTTACAATTGGTGTCTATCAGCTAAAGACGGCAAAATCATATGCGGCAGAACATCTTACAGATGATGgattatttgaaatttttgtgaGCGATGATATACCCAATATTGTCAGTGCCAAAATTCAAAGCCGCCACACTTCATCTAAAAAGTATTCCTTGTGGATAAAATACGATATCACCATCTTGTTCTGGTATTGTACCTGTAAAAATGGATCCCGGGTTGTTGGAATGTGCGGTCACATATCCTGTATTATCTGGTATTTAGCCTTTGCTAGATATCAGAACGAATCTTGCGGTATTCGTGACTGGACAGAGGAAGTGGATGATGCGGCGAGATCCATCGCCAGCTCCGAGGATGAGGATACTGTCGATTATGATGGACAAGAAGAGTAG